The segment GGACTTTGCTCTTGCTGTAAAGGTCATATTTGCTGCATATATAGGAAGGCATTGGAAAATAAACATTAGAATATATTAGGCAAAGTATAGTTAGGACTAAaaggttaaagaaaaaaatggtaaactTACTTGAATATCTTGAGCCACTTCAGATTCTCAATGTCTTCCTCATTCATCAGATATTTATATGCATCAGACCTGTGCAAAGCTGCCACATGAAACACTTCCATTAAGACCAATTCATCAAGAAATCACCATGTTGTGTATAATTGGATACATATATTTAGAGAAATTTCCTCATTCCCACAACTCAATAACAAAATAAAGCCTTGATGCTAAATGGGGTTCAAGAAATTTCTCTGATTTTTTTGTACTTACCATAAAAGGAATGGTATCTGATAACAAAAAGCCCTGCTGAAGGTAAAGTTGTCTTGTTCTCCTTGGCCACCTAAAAATGAGAGATGGGAAGTTAGAATTTTGTCACTCTTAAccttaaaaacaatgaaaaaaatgttatgtAGAAGGTAGAGTAGATAATGTGAGCAGAGTTTGAAACATGTACCAGGTACATGTAGTCATCATGCCCCCACGACATCATCACATTCTCAAGCCCACAGCCCTCTGAGTAAACCCCATACTTAGTGTTGTAAGCAGGATTATAGTAGTCAGGGCTCTCCTTGAAATGCTGCAGAGCATCATAAAAaccataaatatgattaaaatagtAATTGGATATGTTTCTTCAGTAATATGAACTTGAAAGAAGGCCAACCTTGTGATGAACAATAGACTCATCAAAAGCACACCCAACAGGGAATGTGTCCCCTGCAATACAACAACATGATGagattacaaatttttttaatatgtttgatgATATTAACTGCAATAAATGAAACAAGACACTCACCAACAACAGCCCACTGAGGCAGTTCTCCAAAGGAAGGAAGGAGGAGGACCTTTCCCAGATCTGTAGTCCATAAAGAAACCATGTCAAGTAATTGTTTCCCCTACTTACCTTGTTCAAGGAACTTCACCCTCTTACAAACCTGATTCGATGTGACCCTACATTTCTAAAGCATAGTAAATAGTGAGTCGTTTAGAGGCTGCCCATTTCATGGAAAAGTACAACGTGACTATCCTTATTGTGTCAGTGAAGGCCCTTAAGGCCCGTACAGTATCAACGAGGTTGGGAGTGTTCCTTACACAGGTCCTCGGGCCTCTACCTAATATTATTCATAGGATTTATGGAGATGAAGCAGAGAATTTACCATGGATAAGGGCAGTGAGGTGCATCCAATCCTCGTTAGGATAGTCTTTTCGGATGGCCTCAGCTGTCTGCAGCAAGTGCTCGATCTGAGGCTCATCCAAGTCAGGATCACTTTCATCAACAACATCATTGAGAAGTTCACAGCATTCCCATATGCTCATTTGCACCCTGTTCAGCCTGCTGTactcttctctcattttcttcacCTAGTACATAAAAATCAAAGGCCAAGGATTGATTCATTTCtctgaaaaaatgaaaagaattgcTCAGAGTCTGATGAATTTTGAGGTTGAGGCGATCTTCTCACAAAGTCATATGTCTGGTTGATGTGATTGATTCTGTAGAAATTTTCTACCCCATCTTTTCTATCGCTTTCAGCATCATAATCCCTGAGAACAGAAGATGAAACATCGAATCATATCATATGTTACATATCTTGAAGACACATGTCTAAAACTGAAGCCCAGAACCAGAGATCTAGTTGCAGACATTAAAGGCCAAGGCCCAACCTGAAGCCCATACAGCCCAATAGGAATAGATCCCTGCATGGGTCAATttcaaacccaaacccaaacccaagaTCCAACTTTCTGACAGAAAAGACAAGGCCCAAATGGCCCAACCCTAAAACATGAAAGTCATAAGATCCTGGAATCTGCCGACAGCCGCCCTAATAACCGATGACCCTTTCCTATGATTTCCCGAGAAACAaacataaagggaaaaaaagaaaacactgCAGCACATATAATCAAACAGGGAAAAAACACTTAAACTGGTAAAACACCTTTTTTTCTCCCTCCcctttatgaaaaaaaacaaaggggaAGAAATCCACCTGGTTAATAAGTCCAGGGTTAATTCCGTTTCCGGGATTTACCTAAAGGTATGCCCAAAAGCGTTGCTCTCCGGCACCACAAACCCACCGTCCAACACCAGTTCATTCTCCTGTTCAAAATCCACCTTCTCCTCCACCACCTCGACTGCCAAAAATAATTCAACatcaaaacccacaaaaaaaaaaaaaaaaaaaaaaaaactgtaaaTTCAATATCAGATCTAAAACcccaaaaccccaaaaaaaaaatagtaatttaaaaaaaaaaaaaagattaaaaattaccaaaatcaggCTGATCAATGAGGATGGTCATCCCGGATGTGTAGGAGGAAACCCAGGAAAACCCACAAGAACTGAATCAGAGAAATGAACAAGAGGAAGCTGATTTGATGGTGGAGACATTATGGGTTTGGGGAGGTATTTATATCAGCCGGAAGTCCTTCCCTGAGAATTCGGGGGAATGGAGTCCTTgcatgaaaatgttttatagtTTTGCAAACAAGTTTATTAAGATTGATGATTTTAGAGAGACGTCCTCTCCCCATGCAAGTTGGCAACCTCTCATGCAGACCTTGCCGCTGACGTGTCCACCTGTCACTCGAGGCTCCACCCTCTTGTCACCACTCCTATCCAGTCAGGATTTTTCGCTAGTGGTGGGCCCATTCTGACGTGTTATCTAGTCAAATACTGTAACTTTTGTACGTTTCCTTCTTTGGAGTATTAGCCTCTTGTTCCTTCCACCCATCATTTTCTCTTATGTCCACGCGCTGCCTACGTGTCGCCCTCCTGTCTCTGCCTGCTCTATCGTGCCGCCCTCATCTTAGCGCGTGGACCTGGGGTGTGTTGCGTGGAGGTGAGGCTTTTCGAGTTTGATGTAGTTCTTCAGGTTTTGACTTTCTTTGTAAAATCCAATAACATCATGAAACGTGGATACCGATCTTGACCGTCCGATCCGCATACTAAATTTTGACCTTGTCCACGATGGACCATCATGCTTGGGTCAATTTTCCTAAATGATCAGGTTTTCATCACTGCCACgtcatttcaaattattattaggaggatattttaacttattttattattgcgCCTGATCTTCAGGTATctgaacaattaaaatttttggtaattaaattCTGATAACCATATGATGTGTCACTGAATCAATCCTAAGGATAACATTAAAATATTCCCTGATTTTTCATATATGATAAGTCAATGccaggaaatatttttaaatttataattttctagaaataaaaaattgtcacaaaaatattataaatggaactaaacatatatttattaattaaaataaatttatagaatattttaaaattaatagtaaattaatatatggaattttagtattatccaaaatttttaaatggaaataaatatcatctaaaaggaaaaattagatGGGTTGATTCGCCTATGCCTCATATGCCTTAATTACCTAAAATGATTGATTAATAAAAgggataattttgttttgaacttaattGGGTCGAAGTTTTGGTCCATAAAAGTTCACCATTTAAGTCAAAGACTTagaaaaagtatgaaaattgagaagaaataaattaattttttatcttttaaaaaaatgatctttattgactatgaaaaaaaaaagtaaaaaaatattaatttaaattttatttcttt is part of the Vitis riparia cultivar Riparia Gloire de Montpellier isolate 1030 unplaced genomic scaffold, EGFV_Vit.rip_1.0 scaffold849_pilon_pilon, whole genome shotgun sequence genome and harbors:
- the LOC117910777 gene encoding inositol oxygenase 1-like produces the protein MTILIDQPDFVEVVEEKVDFEQENELVLDGGFVVPESNAFGHTFRDYDAESDRKDGVENFYRINHINQTYDFVKKMREEYSRLNRVQMSIWECCELLNDVVDESDPDLDEPQIEHLLQTAEAIRKDYPNEDWMHLTALIHDLGKVLLLPSFGELPQWAVVGDTFPVGCAFDESIVHHKHFKESPDYYNPAYNTKYGVYSEGCGLENVMMSWGHDDYMYLVAKENKTTLPSAGLFVIRYHSFYALHRSDAYKYLMNEEDIENLKWLKIFNKYDLYSKSKVRIDVEKVKPYYLSLIEKYFPAKLNW